The following DNA comes from Corynebacterium atrinae.
CGGCGACGATTGCGGGATGGTTGAGCTTGCCGGAGTTCGCGGCTTCGCGCTGGAAACGCTCACGGAAGTTGACGTCGCGTGCCAGCTCGAGGCGGAGCATCTTCACGGCGACATCGCGGCCGATGAGGGTGTCCTGCGCAGCGTAGACCTCGGACATGCCACCGGTGCCGATGACCTCGGCCAGGAGGTAGCGTCCGCCAATGAGGGTCATCCGTTACCTCCCGTGAGGGTATCCAGGCCGGGGAGCGAGGGAAGGGTGGGCAAGGCGGGGGCCGTCGGCGTGACCGGCTGGGTTGGCGTCGGAGTGGGCGTGGGCTCCGCCGTGGGCGTTGGCTCCTCGGTGGTCGGCGTGACCCACTGCGTGATGGTGGTGGGGACCGGGGAGGATTCCTCCGTCGGGGTGACCCACTCGGTGACCACCTCAGGTTCGCTGGTGACCGGCTGCGTCGAGGACGTGCCCCCGGAGATGCCGCTGAATAGTCCCGTCTGAGCGGCGAGGAAGGTGCCGCCGCCGAGGAGGGCGGCGATGATGATCGCGATGAGGACTCCGGTGCCGAAGCCACCGCCGGAGGATTCCGCCCGGCGACGACCCTGGCCCGTGGGGGCAGCAGCGGGCACGGCTCCGGTGACCGAGGTGGCCGGGTGAATCGTCGTCGGATTCGTGGCCGCGCCGAGCATCCGGGTCGATTCGGTCGGGGAGGGCTCGGGGGCGACCTGGGCCATCGCGGCGGACTTGGGCTGCGGGGGGCGGTTGCCCAGGCGCACGGCGGAGACCGCCAGCGCCATCTCGTTGCCGTTGGCGAAGCGTTGGGTCGGGTCCTTGCGCAGGGCGATGCCGATGAGTTCGCGGGCCTCGGCGCTGACCGCGGTGGACAACGCCGGCGGTGCCTGGCTGATGTGGGCGAGCGCGACGGAGACTGAGGAGTCGCCGGTGAAGGGGCGCTGCCCGGCGAGCATCTCGTAGCCGACGACGCCCAGCGAGTAGATGTCTGACGCCGCGGTGACTTCCTTACCCTGCGCCTGCTCCGGCGAGACGTACTGCGCCGTGCCGACGACCATGCCCGTGCGGGTCAGCGGGACCGCAGCGGCCGCCTTCGCGATGCCGAAGTCCGTGATCTTGACCTGGCCATTCTGCGTAATCAGCAGGTTGCCGGGCTTGATATCGCGGTGGACCAAGTCCATGCGATGGATGATGGACAGCCCGTGGGCGGCCTGCTCGAGGACGTCCAACGCCAAGGATTCATCGAGTTGCTTTTCCCGGGCGAGCAGGTCAGCGAGGGACTCGCCGCGGACGTATTCCATGGCGATGAAGCAGAAGGTGTGCCCGGAGGGGTCAGGGATCTCGCGGTAGTCGTAGGTGTGAACGACGTTGTCGGAGTCGATGAGTTCCGCCGTGGCCGCTTCGTTGCGGAAGCGGTCGAGGAACTCGCGGTTGTCCGAGAACTCGGGGCGCAAGACCTTGATGGCAACTTCGCGATCGTTGCGGATGTCATCGGCGAGCCAGACGGTGGACATGCCACCGTGGCCGATGATCCATTGCAGCTGGTAGTCCTCACCGATGAGGTTTTGCAACCGTTCGCGGCCGTCGATATTAGCCATTAGGCACCCCCTTGGGCGTTGCGGGCGGCATCAATAACCGCACGTCCGATGGGCGAGGCGACTTGCCCGCCCGTGGCACCGGTGCCAAAACCGCCACCATTCTTCACGACGACCGCGACCGCCACGTCAGCATTATCGCTCGGCGCGAACGCAACGTACCAGGTGTGCGGGGGAGTCCCCTCCGGTCCATGCTCGGCGGTGCCGGTCTTCGAGGCGATGCCATTAGCGCCGCCACCTGCGGTATTGCGCTCCGATGCCAGCATGAGCTGGGTGAGTTGTTCCGCGATCTCCGGGCTCACGGCCCGGGTGATCTCGTGCGGGCTGGTCTTGCGCAGCTCCTTGAGGTCGCGTCCGGTCACCCGGTCGACGAGGTAGGGCTCCATGCGTACACCATCATTGGCGACGGTCGCCCCCATCACCGCTGCCTGCAACGCCGACATGGTCACGTCGAACTGTCCG
Coding sequences within:
- a CDS encoding serine/threonine-protein kinase gives rise to the protein MANIDGRERLQNLIGEDYQLQWIIGHGGMSTVWLADDIRNDREVAIKVLRPEFSDNREFLDRFRNEAATAELIDSDNVVHTYDYREIPDPSGHTFCFIAMEYVRGESLADLLAREKQLDESLALDVLEQAAHGLSIIHRMDLVHRDIKPGNLLITQNGQVKITDFGIAKAAAAVPLTRTGMVVGTAQYVSPEQAQGKEVTAASDIYSLGVVGYEMLAGQRPFTGDSSVSVALAHISQAPPALSTAVSAEARELIGIALRKDPTQRFANGNEMALAVSAVRLGNRPPQPKSAAMAQVAPEPSPTESTRMLGAATNPTTIHPATSVTGAVPAAAPTGQGRRRAESSGGGFGTGVLIAIIIAALLGGGTFLAAQTGLFSGISGGTSSTQPVTSEPEVVTEWVTPTEESSPVPTTITQWVTPTTEEPTPTAEPTPTPTPTQPVTPTAPALPTLPSLPGLDTLTGGNG